CAGTCGTGGGGATTCACTGTCGGTCGTGACGACACAGCTGGCTCCACTCGCTGAGGTGTGAACCTCAGTTCCGGTGACGAGAGCGCTTCCGCCAACTCGCCGCTCCCGGGCATCGAAGCTGGCGAAGCGATTCATGGCGGAGATGTTACCGGAAGGTTGCTCACAAAATTCGTCTCGCGACTTGCATCAGCCAAAGGAACCGATACCGTCCGCGCAAATCGGGAGTGCAGCATGGCAGCCAATCAGACCCATAACCCAGTAACGACCGCGTTGAGTTCCGATCTCAGCGCCGAACAAGCGCTGGGGATGATCGGAATGGGCTTAATGCAAAAGCTCAACCAGGAAGGTCCCGGTCGTTGGATCTGGAGCGATGCTGAAGATGGTGGAGCTGCGAATCTTGTAGAGCTGCGCCAGAGACTCGAGCTCACCGACCTAGCTCTCAAAACGGGAGCGCCATTGAGTACGGCGGAAGTCACTCAATTGCTAGGAATTCGCCCAGGATCAGAGCGAGTTGAAAGAGGAGGCCTACGGGCGAGCCGTTTGAGCAGAAATGTTTGGCGTCTGACCCAGATCGATATGGATTCATCTCAATCAACAGGGGGATTCGGCGACGATCGTTTTCGTCGCCGCCTTTGATCAACGCCATTGATCATCTCAATTGATTGAAATTATTCGGAATCAGCATTGTCGGGTCCTTCGTCCTTCGACTTATCCCGCGAGGCTTCATCCTCTGAATTAGTCAAATTTTCAACTTCGATACAAGCCGTGGTTTCGGCCAGTTGCTCTTGAGCTGCAAGCACGGGAGCAGCCTTGGCTTTGAGTTGCTGAGCGGCATCCTCGAGCGTCATCGATTTGTTCTGTCGAACCTGACCCACAAATTTTTCGTAGATCGCCACTTGGTCGCGATACTCCTTCCACTGAGAGGTTTGAAGTTCAGCTTCAGCCTGATCAAGTTTGGCGAGGGCTTTTTTGAGCGACGCACCCGCTGCTTCAGCATCAGCCACCGTTGAAGCAGGTGTTAGGCCATCAACTTGCTCCAGGGCTTTTTCCACTTCAGCCGTTGCACTGCAGACAAGGGCAGAGTCGGAGAGCACCTTGGCTTGGTCTTTTTCTGCCTTTTTCTCGACTGACTGACAGGCCACCAAGGTCAAACCCAGAGCAAGAACGGCAGGGAAAGCTCGTAAGGACAACATCTGATCTAAGGCCTCATTTGCGCTGAAATGTAGTCATCTCCGGCAAATCTGGCCCAACTGGAAATCAACACCGATCCCGAAGAATTTTGTTAGGTCTGAGCACTACGTGAATCTGGCGTCATCGTGACGGAAGGAACCTGGCTTTAAAGCGATGAGCGTGAATCTGCTCAAGGAAACAGGACCACGGGAGGTGTTCTGTGGTCTGACCTCGATCGTCTGGCTGCACCGCAGGATGCCGGATGCCTTTTTCTTGGTAGTGGGCTCACGCACCTGCGCTCATTTGATTCAAAGCGCTGCTGGCGTGATGATTTTTGCTGAACCCCGTTTTGGAACAGCGATTCTGAGCGAACGCGACCTCGCAGGCCTCGCTGATGCTCAAGATGAACTCGACCGCGTCGCGCGTGAGCTGCTGGAACGACGGCCTGAGATTCGCACCTTGTTTTTAGTGGGGTCATGCCCAAGCGAAGTGATCAAGCTGGATCTAGCGCGGGCAGCAGAACGGCTCAACGATGAATTGAGAGGCCGCGTTCAGGTCGTGAATTATTCGGGAAGCGGCATCGAAACCACGTTTACCCAAGGTGAAGACGGTGCTCTTTCGGCCTTGATTCCCCTCATGCCCTCGACAGATCAACGCCAGCTGTTGATGGTCGGAACGCTCGCCGATGCCGTCGAAGATCGCCTCATTCACCTCTTTGGTCGGATTGGCATCGACTCGGTTTGCAGCTTGCCCCCACGCCAATCCACGGAACTACCCGCCGTTGGGCCTGGGACCACGGTCTTGTTGACGCAGCCGTACCTCACCACAACAGCACGCTT
This portion of the Synechococcus sp. ROS8604 genome encodes:
- a CDS encoding ferredoxin:protochlorophyllide reductase (ATP-dependent) subunit N, with translation MSVNLLKETGPREVFCGLTSIVWLHRRMPDAFFLVVGSRTCAHLIQSAAGVMIFAEPRFGTAILSERDLAGLADAQDELDRVARELLERRPEIRTLFLVGSCPSEVIKLDLARAAERLNDELRGRVQVVNYSGSGIETTFTQGEDGALSALIPLMPSTDQRQLLMVGTLADAVEDRLIHLFGRIGIDSVCSLPPRQSTELPAVGPGTTVLLTQPYLTTTARLLRDRGARVLTAPFPLGAEGSRSWMEAAAKDFQINADQVASVLDPLVARAQSALAPHRDILNGKRIFLLPESQLELPLARFLQRECGMELVEVGTPYLNREQMAEELALLPEGTSVMEGQHVEKQLDRVRATQPDLVVCGMGLANPLEAEGIATKWSIELVFSPIHGIDQAGELAELFSRPLRRRELIRQALNPPSSAPIDSDPVHA